From the genome of Polyodon spathula isolate WHYD16114869_AA chromosome 14, ASM1765450v1, whole genome shotgun sequence, one region includes:
- the LOC121327085 gene encoding target of EGR1 protein 1-like: MSSMIVPVIDVHNDNFKELWPAMVLAIKTSSFIALDTELSGLGSRKDLLAQCIEERYKAICNVARTRSILSLGIACFKKLPDKAPHTYLVQVYNLTLLCMQEYVVEPQSVQFLVQHGFDFNKQYAQGIPYRKGNDKGSDLQSQSMRALFVEVIQARKPLVLHNGLIDLVFLYQCFYAWLPRRLGTFTADLSEIFPAGIFDTKHAAEFEMRFMASCLEYTYKKWWVSQPLQRIMLLLCARKLKQVLFSHLGPGVERTEFCNYTERLCTYIDFRQCTEVGGERETGEEGPPAICMKFSAYGWCPNGSQCTLSHNTDLIIVQDEQKKKSKGRKRRKNRRKFKVAQEESRAPNEHESSPPNKQLCVEDLKMPEDWGSVKETASADVVEIMKDALLAKEVERKDMSDEQVVEEAQGSNGTVNKSGPQQISGTETGDQSDVTIPQGEKEGSKGKEQQKAAEGGMHRAGFDAFMTGYIFAYITTLKAGAETDPSSGACLPDCLNKVYLSGKSIPLQIVKSSFSKFSKAHTLKMESVWGKS, encoded by the exons ATGTCTTCCATGATCGTCCCTGTAATTGATGTCCACAATGATAATTTTAAAGAGCTCTGGCCAGCCATGGTGCTGGCTATCAAAACATCATCTTTCATAGCCCTGGACACT GAATTAAGTGGTCTTGGATCAAGAAAGGATTTACTGGCACA ATGTATTGAAGAACGGTACAAAGCCATTTGCAATGTTGCACGGACACGCTCTATTTTGTCCTTGGGAATTGCCTGTTTCAAAAAGCTTCCCGACAAG GCTCCTCACACTTACCTGGTGCAGGTGTACAACCTCACCCTGCTTTGCATGCAGGAGTATGTGGTTGAACCGCAGTCAGTGCAGTTCCTGGTGCAGCATGGCTTTGACTTTAACAAGCAGTATGCCCAGGGCATCCCATACCGTAAAGGAAATGACAAG GGCAGTGATCTGCAGAGCCAAAGCATGCGAGCGCTTTTCGTGGAGGTGATTCAAGCACGGAAGCCCCTGGTCCTTCACAATGGACTCATAGACCTGGTCTTTCTCTACCAGTGTTTCTACGCTTGGCTCCCACGTCGGCTGGGAACCTTCACTGCAGACCTATCTGAGATCTTCCCTGCTGGCATCTTTGACACCAAACATGCTGCGGAATTTGAGATGCGCTTCATGGCCTCCTGTCTGGAATACACCTACAAGAAATGGTGGGTCTCGCAGCCTTTACAGAGAATAATGCTACTGTTGTGTGCCAGGAAACTAAAACAGG ttctGTTCTCCCACCTGGGACCGGGGGTGGAGAGAACGGAGTTCTGCAACTACACAGAGAGGCTGTGCACCTACATTGACTTCCGACAGTGCACAGAGGTGGGTggggagagagagactggagaggagggacCCCCTGCCATCTGTATGAAGTTCTCT GCATATGGCTGGTGCCCCAACGGTTCACAGTGCACTCTGTCTCACAACACAGACCTCATCATAGTGCAAGATGAGCAGAAAAAGAAGAGTAAGGGTCGTAAGAGGAGAAAGAACAGGAGGAAATTCAAAGTTGCTCAGGAGGAGTCCAGGGCCCCCAATGAGCATGAAAGCAGCCCCCCGAACAAACAACTGTGTGTGGAGGATCTTAAAATGCCAGAAGACTGGGGATCTGTGAAGGAGACAGCCTCTGCTGATGTGGTGGAGATCATGAAGGATGCACTACTAGCGAAAGAAGTGGAGAGGAAGGATATGAGTGATGAGCAAGTGGTTGAGGAAGCACAGGGTTCAAATGGGACAGTAAACAAGTCTGGGCCGCAACAGATCTCAGGAACTGAGACTGGAGATCAGAGTGATGTGACGATACCTCAAGGAGAAAAAGAAGGCAGCAAGGGGAAAGAGCAGCAGAAGGCGGCGGAGGGGGGGATGCACAGAGCTGGGTTTGATGCTTTCATGACGGGATACATTTTTGCATACATCACTACATTGAAGGCAGGAGCGGAAACTGACCCAAGTTCAGGGGCATGTCTGCCAGACTGCCTGAACAAAGTGTACCTCAGTGGGAAATCCATCCCCCTGCAGATCGTAAAAAGCAGCTTTTCTAAGTTTTCAAAAGCCCACACTCTCAAAATGGAATCAGTCTGGGGCAAGAGTTGA
- the LOC121327180 gene encoding 52 kDa repressor of the inhibitor of the protein kinase-like — protein MGGCSAPNCSNSTTIGKQLFRFPKDPVRMKKWVINCRRDFIPTTCSRLCEDHFELSQFEEIARSPAGGKKLKPNAIPTVFDVPDPPSPILMKEVKIKLDYAGKRTRGDHGYARKQLCSETGEPENNGENNNEDDSCRECDRFKAHLEQQYLNNAILQRQVEEMKKKLNKLNKIEKSLQNFLFDDQIRALSLTKRSRRAVWSQNTVQSARRIRAAVGGKGYEFLRELGYPLPSYRTLCNRVEPCIITPPAVPEEMSETFAETQEKSAVVVLPGSSPGTVVGS, from the exons ATGGGAGGATGCTCAGCGCCGAATTGCTCGAATTCAACCACAATTGGAAAGCAGTTATTTCGTTTCCCAAAAGACCCTGTAAGAATGAAAAAATGGGTGATTAATTGCCGGCGAGATTTTATACCTACCACATGTTCCAGATTATGCGAG GATCACTTTGAGCTGAGTCAGTTTGAAGAAATCGCAAGATCTCCAGCAGGAGGAAAGAAGCTAAAGCCAAATGCTATCCCCACAGTATTTGATGTGCCTGATCCACCGTCACCCATCCTTATGAAagaagtgaaaataaaattggaCTATG CTGGTAAGAGGACCCGTGGCGATCATGGTTATGCTCGGAAGCAGCTATGCAGTGAAACAGGAGAGCCTGAAAACAATGGGGAAAACAATAATGAAGATGACAGCTGTAGGGAGTGTGATCGGTTCAAGGCACATTTGGAGCAGCAGTATCTGAACAATGCTATATTGCAAAGACAG GTtgaagaaatgaagaaaaaactaaataaactgaataaaatagaaaaaagccTGCAAAATTTTCTGTTTGATGATCAGATACGCGCCCTCTCGCTAACAAAGCGTTCCAGGCGTGCTGTGTGGTCACAGAACACCGTACAATCTGCTCGACGGATCAGAGCTGCTGTGGGAGGGAAAGGTTATGAGTTTTTAAGAGAATTAGGCTATCCACTCCCTTCATACAGGACTCTGTGTAACAGAGTTGAACCCTGTATTATCACGCCACCTGCAGTACCAGAAGAGATGTCAGAGACTTTTGCTGAAACTCAGGAAAAATCTGCTGTGGTTGTCCTGCCAGGTTCTAGCCCTGGTACTGTTGTTGGGAGTTAG